The proteins below come from a single Echinimonas agarilytica genomic window:
- a CDS encoding GMP reductase: protein MRIESDIKLGFKDVLIRPKRSTLSSRSQVDLVRTYTFVNSKRTWKGVPVIAANMDTVGTFEVAKALAEHKMLCAVHKHYTLEQWQSFVDEADDSIFDHIMVSSGTSSNDMAKLNQLMTAHPKLQFICIDVANGYAEAFVEFVRKVRQQYPDVTLIAGNVVTGEMVEELILAGADVVKVGIGPGSVCTTRVKTGVGYPQLSATIECADAAHGLGGLIISDGGCAIPGDVAKAFGGGADFVMLGGMLAGHDESAGDLVEVEGKQYKTFYGMSSATAMSKHAGGVAEYRASEGKTVKVPYRGPISATVLDILGGIRSTCTYVGALSLKELSKRTTFIMVREQENQVFGKE, encoded by the coding sequence ATGCGCATTGAATCTGATATCAAATTGGGATTCAAAGATGTTTTGATTCGACCCAAGCGATCCACACTCAGTTCACGTTCACAAGTAGATTTAGTACGAACTTACACATTCGTGAATAGCAAACGCACATGGAAGGGTGTACCTGTCATCGCCGCAAATATGGACACCGTGGGCACTTTTGAAGTGGCCAAAGCACTTGCAGAACACAAGATGCTATGCGCTGTTCACAAACACTACACACTAGAACAATGGCAGTCCTTTGTGGATGAAGCAGACGATTCAATTTTTGATCACATCATGGTCAGTTCGGGGACTTCCTCAAATGACATGGCAAAGCTTAACCAATTGATGACAGCTCACCCAAAGCTTCAATTTATCTGCATCGATGTTGCCAACGGCTACGCCGAAGCGTTTGTTGAGTTCGTACGAAAAGTACGCCAACAATACCCGGACGTGACACTCATCGCTGGGAATGTAGTGACTGGTGAGATGGTAGAAGAGCTGATTTTAGCCGGTGCAGACGTGGTTAAAGTTGGAATTGGACCGGGCTCTGTATGTACTACCCGTGTAAAAACAGGGGTCGGTTATCCTCAACTATCGGCCACAATCGAATGTGCCGATGCAGCACATGGGTTGGGCGGGCTCATCATTTCAGATGGCGGCTGTGCTATTCCGGGAGACGTTGCCAAAGCGTTTGGTGGCGGTGCTGATTTCGTCATGCTCGGCGGCATGCTTGCCGGACATGATGAGTCGGCAGGCGATTTGGTTGAGGTTGAAGGAAAGCAATACAAAACCTTTTACGGCATGAGTTCAGCAACGGCGATGTCGAAACATGCTGGAGGGGTTGCTGAATACCGCGCTTCTGAAGGCAAAACAGTGAAGGTACCTTACCGAGGTCCAATATCAGCAACGGTGTTAGATATCTTGGGCGGTATCCGCTCAACCTGCACGTATGTGGGCGCTCTGTCACTTAAAGAGCTATCTAAGCGCACCACATTCATTATGGTCCGAGAACAAGAAAATCAAGTGTTCGGTAAAGAGTAA
- the moeA gene encoding molybdopterin molybdotransferase MoeA, with translation MDSCYTSSLMPLSEGLARLTDAITAVTEIETVPLQAADGRIISAPIICPVNVPPADNSAMDGYALRAVDAPEAATQLQLIGRSMAGVPYHGTVNQGECVRIMTGAVIPQGATAVVMQEQVVTNDESITFKRPVQIAQNIRRAGEDLKQGQLLFEQGHRLRPADLGLLASIGIGEVALYRKPRVALISNGDELIEPGRSLKAGQIYESNRYALAALVRRLPIIVEEFGIIPDQPEALREAMTKAGRFDAVISSGGVSVGDADYIKIILDELGEIDFWKLAIKPGKPFAFGSLGNAHYFGLPGNPVSAMVTCHQLAIPALRRLTGEHYVAPTPLVATTTGLLRKRPGRLDFQRGRYQNGPDGKLLVSATGAQGSGVMSSFCEANCYIVLEQERGSVEQGEQVEILPFDALMV, from the coding sequence ATGGATTCTTGCTACACTTCATCGCTCATGCCTTTATCTGAAGGACTTGCACGCCTTACGGATGCCATTACAGCCGTCACAGAGATTGAGACCGTTCCTCTTCAAGCTGCAGATGGGCGCATCATTTCGGCTCCTATTATTTGCCCGGTGAATGTTCCGCCAGCCGATAACTCAGCAATGGACGGCTACGCACTGAGGGCTGTAGACGCTCCCGAAGCAGCTACTCAGTTACAGCTCATAGGCCGTTCTATGGCAGGCGTTCCTTATCATGGCACGGTAAACCAAGGCGAATGTGTTCGTATTATGACCGGCGCAGTCATCCCCCAAGGTGCAACCGCTGTGGTCATGCAAGAACAAGTGGTTACTAATGACGAATCGATCACCTTTAAACGGCCAGTGCAAATAGCACAAAATATTAGACGAGCTGGAGAAGATCTGAAGCAAGGCCAATTGCTGTTTGAGCAAGGTCACCGCCTTCGCCCTGCTGACTTGGGGTTACTCGCATCAATTGGTATTGGTGAGGTTGCGCTTTACAGAAAACCTCGCGTTGCACTGATCAGCAATGGCGATGAGCTGATTGAGCCAGGTCGATCACTTAAAGCAGGACAAATATACGAAAGTAATCGATACGCGCTGGCTGCACTCGTCCGCCGTTTACCCATTATTGTTGAAGAATTTGGCATTATTCCTGATCAGCCCGAAGCGCTGCGCGAAGCAATGACAAAAGCAGGTCGCTTTGATGCTGTGATCAGCAGTGGTGGTGTGAGTGTCGGAGATGCCGATTACATTAAGATCATTTTAGATGAACTCGGCGAAATAGATTTTTGGAAATTGGCCATTAAACCAGGGAAACCATTTGCATTTGGCTCGCTGGGTAACGCACATTATTTTGGATTACCTGGGAACCCTGTTTCGGCTATGGTGACTTGTCATCAGCTTGCTATACCTGCGCTACGCCGACTCACGGGCGAACACTACGTAGCGCCAACTCCATTGGTGGCAACCACCACTGGTTTGCTTAGAAAGCGACCGGGCAGACTTGATTTTCAACGTGGTAGATATCAAAACGGGCCCGATGGAAAATTACTGGTAAGCGCTACAGGTGCTCAAGGATCAGGTGTCATGTCGTCGTTTTGTGAAGCTAATTGCTACATTGTGTTGGAACAAGAGCGAGGCAGTGTAGAACAAGGAGAGCAAGTTGAAATCCTACCCTTCGATGCATTAATGGTATAA
- the moaE gene encoding molybdopterin synthase catalytic subunit MoaE — translation MNVKIDVAECWIDVLEAQQWLSGDTASGAIVTFIGQVRNHNLDDTVTALTLEHYPAMTQRTLSDIADQANERWTLGRIYIYHRVGRLEPGEPIVFVGVSSAHRDASFEAARFIMDILKTSAPFWKKEQTAHGERWLDARASDERAAHAWSD, via the coding sequence ATGAATGTCAAAATTGATGTGGCAGAGTGTTGGATTGACGTTTTAGAAGCGCAGCAATGGTTGTCGGGTGACACCGCATCCGGCGCGATCGTCACTTTCATAGGGCAGGTTCGAAATCATAATTTGGATGACACTGTCACTGCGTTAACGCTTGAGCATTATCCAGCAATGACACAACGCACGTTATCCGACATTGCAGATCAAGCGAATGAGCGTTGGACGTTAGGTCGCATTTATATTTACCATCGGGTGGGACGGTTAGAACCCGGTGAGCCGATCGTATTTGTCGGTGTGAGCTCAGCTCACCGAGATGCTTCGTTTGAGGCCGCTCGCTTCATTATGGATATTTTGAAAACCAGTGCGCCGTTTTGGAAGAAAGAGCAAACAGCGCACGGAGAACGTTGGTTGGATGCAAGGGCGAGTGACGAACGTGCAGCTCATGCGTGGTCTGATTAA
- a CDS encoding MoaD/ThiS family protein, giving the protein MKVLLFASLRESVGESAVEIDVVLPITAGDLKLQAGQQNSAIQKAVEDVTLLIAINQQVAGDDDMIQDGDEVAMFPPVTGG; this is encoded by the coding sequence ATGAAAGTTTTGTTGTTTGCAAGCTTGCGAGAATCAGTCGGTGAGTCTGCTGTAGAGATAGACGTTGTTTTACCAATCACCGCTGGTGATCTGAAATTACAAGCCGGCCAGCAAAATTCGGCGATTCAAAAAGCTGTTGAAGACGTCACCTTGCTGATAGCAATTAACCAGCAAGTTGCTGGCGATGACGACATGATTCAAGACGGCGATGAAGTGGCGATGTTTCCGCCGGTCACAGGCGGTTAA
- the moaC gene encoding cyclic pyranopterin monophosphate synthase MoaC has product MVQLSHLNAQGQANMVDVTTKQETQRTAVAEGYIYMSGDALNAVTDQHNKKGDVLATARIAGIQAAKQTSNLIPLCHPLALTKVAIDLAPDPANGRIRIEAMCKLSGKTGVEMEALTACSVAALTLFDMCKAADPAMRIEGIRVLRKEGGKTGSWSV; this is encoded by the coding sequence ATGGTTCAGTTAAGTCATCTAAATGCGCAGGGCCAAGCCAATATGGTGGACGTCACCACAAAGCAAGAAACACAAAGAACCGCCGTTGCCGAAGGCTATATCTACATGTCAGGCGATGCGCTAAATGCAGTCACTGACCAGCACAATAAAAAAGGCGATGTGTTGGCTACAGCTCGGATTGCCGGTATTCAAGCCGCTAAACAAACCTCAAACCTTATTCCGCTCTGCCATCCTTTGGCGCTCACGAAAGTTGCGATTGATCTTGCCCCTGATCCCGCCAACGGTCGCATCCGCATTGAGGCCATGTGCAAACTTTCGGGTAAAACTGGTGTCGAAATGGAAGCACTAACGGCTTGCTCGGTTGCTGCATTGACACTGTTCGATATGTGTAAAGCGGCTGACCCAGCAATGCGAATCGAAGGGATTCGTGTGCTGCGAAAAGAAGGCGGGAAAACTGGAAGCTGGAGCGTTTGA
- the moaB gene encoding molybdenum cofactor biosynthesis protein B — protein MGNHASSELKPLNIAVLTVSDTRSEETDTSGQYLVQSAQDAGHTIIEKHICKDDVYQLRAIVSKWIADPRVQIVLSTGGTGFTVRDNTPQALQPLFDTDIEGFGELFRHISYGEIGTSTVQSRAVAGFANQTAIFCMPGSTNACKTAWTKILHEQLDSRHKPCNFAPHIKVVDV, from the coding sequence ATGGGCAATCATGCCAGTTCAGAGCTAAAACCACTCAATATCGCTGTTTTAACCGTATCTGATACGCGTAGCGAAGAAACGGATACATCTGGGCAATATCTTGTTCAGAGCGCCCAGGACGCAGGCCACACAATAATCGAAAAGCATATTTGTAAAGATGACGTGTATCAATTGCGCGCAATCGTCTCAAAGTGGATTGCAGATCCTAGGGTTCAAATAGTCTTATCCACAGGCGGCACTGGCTTTACGGTTCGAGACAATACACCGCAAGCACTACAACCCCTTTTTGATACAGATATTGAAGGCTTCGGTGAATTGTTTCGCCATATCTCTTATGGTGAGATTGGTACTAGCACAGTCCAGTCTCGTGCCGTTGCCGGCTTTGCCAATCAGACTGCCATTTTTTGTATGCCAGGTTCCACCAACGCCTGTAAAACAGCATGGACAAAGATTTTGCATGAACAATTGGATAGTCGCCATAAACCATGCAATTTCGCACCTCATATTAAAGTGGTAGATGTATAA
- the mobA gene encoding molybdenum cofactor guanylyltransferase, whose product MMSEREVHGLVLNGGGSVRMGSPKSELQIQGISLKQHMCSLLQQSGVKRVWLSGEDIEDIYSEQGPLAGIHAALSMNASVDWLVTPVDMPLLSPNLLKQLIAQGRSAQLPCYANQCWLPIYIPSSAQHIEIATHCLNSVQHRHWSMKHWLANQKSLSIDVPDRMQLNNANTPDEWQQCLSAYR is encoded by the coding sequence ATGATGTCAGAACGGGAAGTACATGGGTTAGTACTTAACGGAGGAGGTTCTGTTAGAATGGGCTCGCCCAAAAGCGAGTTGCAAATTCAAGGCATTTCGCTCAAGCAGCACATGTGCTCACTCCTTCAGCAATCAGGCGTAAAACGCGTTTGGCTCAGTGGCGAAGACATAGAAGACATCTATAGTGAACAAGGCCCTTTGGCGGGCATTCATGCTGCCTTATCTATGAATGCAAGTGTAGATTGGTTGGTAACGCCAGTGGACATGCCGCTGCTAAGCCCCAACTTACTCAAACAGCTCATTGCGCAAGGCAGAAGCGCTCAGCTTCCCTGTTATGCTAACCAATGTTGGCTTCCAATATATATTCCATCCTCTGCTCAACATATTGAAATAGCCACACATTGCTTGAATTCCGTTCAACATCGGCATTGGTCAATGAAGCATTGGTTAGCGAATCAAAAATCGCTTAGTATCGACGTACCCGATAGAATGCAGCTTAATAACGCCAATACACCCGATGAGTGGCAGCAATGTCTATCGGCTTATCGTTAA
- a CDS encoding DUF481 domain-containing protein — protein sequence MTVPIKHKAIRVLSFLLVLTMYFAAKAEESWTPPAPSELDMSWVQLTSGEWLKGDIIGMYEERLEFDSDKLGDLSLKWKDIKVIYGKGKFGVFTESQGILVGQLVKDGNNTIVRTTKGDVSVQSGRVVSVAPRGSKKLSQWSYKASFGYTVKQGNSDEAEYNATANIKRRSANTRGIFDYIGYVSTKEDEQSANNHRLTGTYDRYLTRAFFFRPVQLEIFKDKFQNIDYRATYGVGAGYTIIDDDVTEWDVAATLGYQTTQFNSVEEGKQDSEDTPAFTFSTHYDRELTDDLDWETSYSVTFVNEASGRYTHHFVSTLSAELTKYLDLDLSFVWDRIDKPQPDQDGELPDSDDYRMVVGVGVDY from the coding sequence ATGACTGTTCCGATTAAACACAAAGCGATTCGCGTTTTATCTTTCCTTCTGGTATTGACTATGTACTTTGCTGCGAAAGCAGAAGAATCTTGGACGCCACCAGCACCGAGTGAGCTCGATATGAGTTGGGTTCAGCTAACCTCGGGAGAGTGGCTCAAAGGCGATATTATCGGTATGTACGAAGAGCGCCTTGAATTTGATAGCGACAAACTCGGTGATTTATCGCTTAAATGGAAAGATATCAAGGTGATATACGGCAAAGGGAAATTTGGTGTATTCACTGAATCTCAAGGAATACTTGTAGGGCAACTGGTCAAAGATGGCAACAATACCATTGTTCGAACAACGAAAGGTGACGTGTCAGTGCAATCCGGAAGGGTCGTGTCGGTGGCGCCTCGAGGCAGTAAAAAACTGTCGCAATGGAGCTACAAAGCATCGTTTGGTTACACAGTCAAACAAGGTAACAGTGACGAGGCCGAGTACAATGCTACGGCAAATATCAAAAGAAGAAGTGCCAATACACGCGGTATTTTTGATTACATCGGATATGTATCCACCAAAGAGGACGAGCAAAGCGCCAACAACCATCGCTTGACGGGTACCTATGACCGATATTTAACCCGCGCTTTCTTCTTTCGACCTGTTCAGCTCGAGATCTTCAAGGACAAATTCCAAAACATTGATTATCGAGCCACTTATGGTGTTGGTGCGGGTTATACGATTATTGATGACGATGTCACTGAATGGGACGTTGCGGCCACGCTCGGCTATCAAACCACGCAATTTAATTCCGTCGAAGAAGGTAAGCAGGATAGCGAAGATACACCTGCATTTACGTTTTCAACCCATTACGATCGCGAGCTAACGGATGACCTTGATTGGGAAACCAGCTATAGCGTTACTTTTGTCAATGAGGCATCAGGGCGCTATACGCATCACTTCGTGTCTACGTTATCCGCTGAATTAACGAAATACTTAGATTTAGATTTATCATTCGTTTGGGACCGTATCGACAAGCCGCAACCCGATCAAGATGGCGAGCTACCAGATTCTGACGACTATCGAATGGTGGTAGGTGTTGGGGTGGACTACTAG
- a CDS encoding PilZ domain-containing protein, with the protein MESFTSQAVESRSSDRVSIAKGVIKATLPPPAVWNWFTDISEVAILNFSKSGLGIEAPKPLSDQITIRIKDLNGHSQLVSGAVRHRKRTLTGYYYGVSFDAITPSLSRLIEALTPPKRPSYTSSQVVFQKAI; encoded by the coding sequence ATGGAAAGCTTTACTTCTCAGGCAGTGGAGTCCAGAAGTTCAGATCGCGTATCCATTGCCAAAGGCGTGATCAAAGCAACCCTTCCCCCCCCAGCTGTTTGGAATTGGTTTACTGATATTTCTGAAGTTGCCATTCTGAATTTTTCTAAGTCGGGTTTAGGTATTGAGGCACCCAAGCCTTTAAGTGACCAAATAACCATTAGAATTAAAGATTTAAATGGCCATAGTCAGCTCGTTTCAGGTGCAGTCCGACACCGAAAACGCACCTTAACTGGCTATTATTACGGGGTTTCTTTTGATGCAATTACGCCTTCATTGTCGCGTCTAATTGAGGCATTAACCCCCCCAAAACGCCCTTCCTACACCTCTTCTCAAGTCGTTTTTCAAAAAGCGATTTAG
- a CDS encoding glycoside-pentoside-hexuronide (GPH):cation symporter codes for MESRDSQLSLREKISYAVGDTGFNFFWKNIEVYLMFFYTDVFGISAAAAGTMFLVTKLIDAFTDPMMGMLADRTQSKLGRFRPYLLWGALPLAAAGVLTYTTPNLGDDGKLIWAYCTYIFMMLAYTFVNIPYSAMLGVITGNTQQRTVLTSYRFVAAFTGGIVVTWCTPKLVDLLGQGNEKLGWQLAMACYGVAAAALFVWSFLNTKERVVQVKSTNNTPLQDLKDLLSNRPWLVLFALGLVVIMTISLRNAASAYYFKYYLNQAELMGAFLTATMIAYAIGAAATPMLTRLMDKKSLFIVLMSLVALLSAAMYFVPPDSVTLVFVFGVLISLALGPKSPLVWSMYADTADYSEWKTGRRATGLVFSAATFALKLGGALASATIGWMLASMGYEANQVQTIEATNSIVLLVTAIPAFFAAVAALIATRYSLSNTQLVHIQKELVARS; via the coding sequence ATGGAATCACGCGATAGCCAATTAAGCCTTCGTGAAAAAATCAGTTATGCCGTTGGCGATACTGGCTTTAACTTCTTTTGGAAAAACATCGAAGTGTACTTGATGTTTTTTTATACCGATGTTTTCGGCATCTCAGCTGCTGCTGCTGGCACAATGTTTTTAGTCACTAAATTGATTGATGCGTTTACTGACCCCATGATGGGTATGCTTGCTGACCGAACCCAATCAAAGCTTGGACGTTTCCGCCCTTACCTGCTCTGGGGAGCTTTACCTTTGGCTGCTGCTGGTGTTTTGACCTATACAACTCCCAATCTTGGTGATGACGGCAAATTGATCTGGGCGTACTGTACCTATATTTTCATGATGCTGGCCTACACGTTTGTCAATATTCCATATTCTGCAATGCTGGGTGTGATCACTGGCAACACTCAACAACGAACTGTTTTAACGAGTTATCGATTTGTTGCTGCATTTACTGGCGGCATTGTTGTGACTTGGTGTACTCCTAAGCTCGTTGACTTGTTGGGCCAGGGAAACGAAAAACTTGGATGGCAGCTTGCAATGGCTTGTTATGGGGTGGCCGCTGCGGCTCTTTTCGTATGGAGCTTTTTAAATACTAAAGAAAGAGTTGTACAAGTAAAATCTACTAATAATACGCCACTGCAAGATCTCAAAGATTTACTGTCTAATCGTCCATGGTTGGTTTTATTCGCCCTAGGCTTGGTTGTGATTATGACGATCTCCTTGAGAAATGCTGCTTCTGCTTATTATTTTAAATATTACTTGAATCAAGCTGAACTCATGGGGGCATTTCTTACAGCGACCATGATTGCGTATGCCATTGGCGCTGCCGCAACTCCCATGCTTACGCGTCTGATGGATAAAAAGTCGTTATTCATTGTTTTGATGAGTTTGGTCGCTTTGCTCTCTGCGGCTATGTATTTTGTACCGCCTGATTCTGTCACTTTGGTGTTTGTATTCGGCGTCTTAATTTCGCTGGCTTTGGGGCCGAAATCTCCACTGGTATGGAGTATGTATGCTGACACGGCAGATTACTCAGAATGGAAAACGGGACGCCGAGCAACAGGGCTTGTGTTCTCTGCGGCCACATTTGCACTCAAGTTAGGCGGCGCTTTAGCGTCCGCAACCATTGGTTGGATGCTGGCATCTATGGGTTACGAAGCAAATCAAGTGCAAACCATCGAGGCCACCAACAGTATTGTGTTGCTTGTTACCGCAATCCCCGCATTTTTTGCTGCTGTGGCAGCTCTAATCGCCACGAGATACAGCCTGAGTAACACTCAGCTTGTTCACATTCAGAAGGAACTTGTCGCTCGCTCATGA
- a CDS encoding GH36-type glycosyl hydrolase domain-containing protein: MNHSSSNSSSSLVDFDANGAVCRLKSPTAMPLASSYLWNKHMMMQVNCRGYIVSRFMQPEPTAYSHAPNLEAKTFMQPEQPYYAHHPGRFVYIKDLERDKLWSVPYEPCRHEGAEYSMESEAHCITWRISLDEIEVVWTLFLATDLAAEYWTLRIVNHSDGKRKLLVTPYFSVGYMSWMNQSAHFDVQLNSIVCESVTPYQKVSQYFDNKELLDTTFLWASRKPDAWQVHQHNFEGEGGLHNPSALSKPKLDCDDARYETPVAIMQYKVTLEPKQQTEDYRFIFGPAKSKRHIQTLIKHFQAPDHFQHRLSDALDYQQLAATNHLSCPDPLMSSFVNHWLSRQVHYHGDVNRLTTDPQTRNFLQDTMGLCWLNGAKARDNFVLALSQQHSSGAMPDGILLNDTATLKYINQVPHTDHCVWLPLCLKPYFTEHNDFEFLNLEIPYSDSDQSVTVLEHVSRAMDWLVAQTDHRHLSYIAQGDWCDPMNMVGYKGVGVSSWLTVASAYACATWANICLQTGHTDLAEKYRAHSDDFNAAFNTHCWTGDWYHRGISDDGIAFGTPTDGEGRIFLNPQTFALLSGASCDEKSAKMLEAVSTYLETPYGLQMLAPAYTRMHEHVGRVTQKFPGSAENGSVYNHAAAFYIYALYQKNEAELAFKYLRQMIPASAQEDLIQRGQLPLYVPNYYRGAYQQFPDRAGRSSQLFNTGTAAWMYRIVVECLFGLVGTQSGLQISPMLPSHWQDAQMVRSFRGAILTVKYERREQTQAVVLQSLDANIAGNTVVNILPDHHYHIHVYLKKES, from the coding sequence ATGAATCATTCTTCTTCTAATTCTTCGTCTTCGTTGGTTGATTTTGATGCCAACGGTGCTGTATGCCGTTTGAAGTCGCCAACAGCAATGCCTCTGGCCAGCAGCTATTTGTGGAATAAACACATGATGATGCAAGTTAACTGCCGTGGCTACATCGTGTCTCGATTTATGCAGCCAGAACCGACCGCGTATTCTCATGCGCCAAACCTCGAAGCCAAAACGTTTATGCAGCCGGAGCAACCCTACTATGCCCATCACCCTGGTCGTTTCGTTTACATAAAAGATTTAGAACGCGACAAATTATGGTCTGTGCCATATGAACCTTGTCGTCATGAGGGGGCAGAATATTCAATGGAAAGCGAAGCCCATTGCATTACATGGCGCATCTCACTTGACGAAATTGAAGTGGTTTGGACGTTGTTTTTGGCCACAGATTTAGCCGCTGAATATTGGACGCTTCGTATCGTCAATCATTCCGATGGTAAACGAAAACTTTTGGTCACACCCTACTTCTCGGTAGGCTATATGTCATGGATGAATCAATCTGCCCATTTTGACGTACAGCTCAATAGCATTGTCTGTGAATCTGTGACGCCATACCAAAAGGTCTCTCAATACTTCGACAATAAAGAGTTATTAGACACTACATTTTTATGGGCAAGTCGAAAACCCGATGCTTGGCAAGTTCATCAGCATAACTTTGAGGGTGAAGGTGGCTTACATAACCCTTCAGCACTCTCCAAGCCCAAACTCGATTGTGATGATGCACGCTATGAAACTCCGGTTGCAATTATGCAATACAAAGTCACGCTGGAGCCGAAACAACAAACGGAGGACTATCGGTTTATATTTGGGCCGGCTAAAAGTAAGCGGCACATACAAACCTTAATTAAACATTTCCAAGCACCGGATCATTTCCAACATAGACTTTCAGATGCATTGGATTATCAGCAGCTAGCTGCCACAAATCACTTAAGTTGCCCAGATCCGCTAATGAGCAGTTTTGTCAATCATTGGTTGAGTCGACAGGTGCATTATCATGGTGATGTAAACCGCCTCACCACTGATCCTCAAACTCGAAACTTTTTACAAGACACCATGGGGCTTTGTTGGCTTAACGGCGCAAAAGCCCGTGATAATTTTGTGTTAGCTTTGTCTCAACAGCATTCAAGCGGCGCAATGCCAGATGGAATTTTGCTGAACGATACAGCCACACTGAAATATATCAACCAAGTGCCGCATACCGATCATTGTGTGTGGTTGCCACTTTGTTTGAAGCCCTACTTTACCGAGCATAATGACTTTGAATTTTTGAATCTTGAAATTCCATATTCAGACTCTGATCAATCAGTGACCGTGTTGGAACATGTATCTCGTGCTATGGATTGGCTTGTGGCGCAAACTGACCATCGACATTTAAGTTATATTGCGCAAGGCGATTGGTGTGACCCTATGAACATGGTCGGATATAAAGGTGTCGGGGTATCGTCGTGGCTAACCGTTGCCAGTGCCTACGCATGTGCAACTTGGGCAAATATCTGTTTACAGACAGGTCATACAGACCTGGCAGAGAAATATCGTGCCCATAGCGATGATTTTAACGCAGCTTTTAACACCCATTGCTGGACTGGTGATTGGTATCATCGAGGCATCAGCGATGACGGTATAGCATTCGGTACGCCAACCGATGGTGAAGGACGCATTTTCTTAAACCCCCAAACATTTGCGCTGCTTTCTGGTGCAAGCTGTGATGAAAAATCGGCAAAAATGTTAGAGGCCGTTTCCACTTATTTGGAAACACCATATGGTTTGCAAATGCTTGCGCCTGCTTATACTCGCATGCATGAGCACGTGGGGCGTGTGACGCAGAAGTTTCCGGGCAGCGCAGAAAATGGTTCGGTGTATAACCATGCTGCCGCCTTTTACATTTATGCCTTGTATCAAAAGAATGAAGCCGAATTAGCATTCAAGTATTTACGACAAATGATTCCCGCTTCAGCGCAAGAAGATCTCATACAGCGGGGACAGCTGCCACTGTACGTTCCAAATTACTATCGAGGCGCATATCAACAATTTCCTGATCGTGCGGGACGTTCAAGCCAGTTGTTTAACACTGGCACCGCTGCTTGGATGTATCGCATTGTAGTGGAATGTCTATTTGGGTTGGTGGGAACCCAAAGCGGCCTGCAGATAAGTCCAATGCTCCCTTCTCATTGGCAAGATGCTCAAATGGTTCGTAGCTTTAGGGGGGCGATACTAACCGTAAAGTACGAACGCCGTGAGCAAACTCAAGCCGTTGTGCTGCAATCATTAGATGCAAACATAGCGGGCAACACCGTGGTCAATATTTTACCCGATCATCACTATCATATTCACGTCTACTTAAAGAAGGAATCCTAA
- a CDS encoding gluconokinase, whose product MTHCIIIMGVSGSGKTSLAQKLAAHMKVEFIEADDFHPAQNVAHMNSGKALTDEMRIPWIHALIDRVSDLTQNQQGFVMSYSGLRKSHRDLFKEHCKGCKFIMLNLGFDVIKQRLTQRKNHFMPTSLLESQFEALDMPTDNEPYIQVINGDASVDALLAQTFDMLNHWIE is encoded by the coding sequence TTGACTCATTGCATCATTATTATGGGCGTCAGTGGCAGCGGTAAAACATCGTTAGCGCAAAAGCTTGCGGCTCATATGAAGGTGGAATTTATCGAAGCCGATGATTTTCATCCTGCACAAAATGTTGCTCACATGAATTCTGGAAAAGCACTGACCGATGAGATGAGAATACCTTGGATTCATGCGCTCATTGATCGTGTGAGCGATCTTACCCAAAATCAGCAAGGTTTTGTAATGTCCTATTCCGGGCTTAGAAAATCACATAGAGATTTGTTTAAAGAACATTGCAAGGGCTGCAAGTTCATTATGTTGAACCTTGGGTTTGACGTCATTAAACAACGTTTAACTCAGCGCAAAAACCACTTCATGCCTACCTCATTACTTGAAAGCCAGTTTGAAGCACTTGATATGCCCACTGACAATGAACCCTATATTCAAGTCATCAATGGCGATGCATCAGTTGATGCCCTGCTCGCACAAACTTTCGATATGTTAAATCACTGGATTGAATAA